The following proteins are encoded in a genomic region of Mycobacterium sp. 155:
- a CDS encoding DUF2252 domain-containing protein, with translation MTSASGKNGSHTVLAEADSTAYQSLRHRPVSRAERYGIGKALRKRVPRHTLADWDPPAGRPDPVQLISINHQGRVDRLIPIRVGRMIASPYGFLRGSAVVMAEDVARLPTTGITPVVCGDAHLGNFGFYASPERDLVIDLNDFDEAHPGGWEWDLRRLVASIWVAGRHNGATEEQCGASVQACVASYRSQIRWLADQPLFARSFQRILADKLAAEAEGPLQGEVSRAAKRARNRTSDRALPRFTQEIDGVRRLVEEPPLINRLCEPDAEQLAEALDEYLATLAPHWRRMLGGYTLVDVAHKVVGVGSVGLRAYVALLEGSTADDVIFLQLKQARRSVLARYVHGESAWHAHQGQRVVEYQQALQTVSDPLLGWTSMGGRQYYVRQFRNMKGTIPLDAIDAAALTDYAGVVGQLLAKGHARTSGASMIAGYMGRSDRVDQALCLFARRYADQTEADHAALVAAVDRGLLPVERGV, from the coding sequence GTGACCAGCGCTTCGGGAAAGAACGGCAGCCATACTGTGTTGGCCGAGGCCGACAGCACCGCCTATCAGTCGCTGCGGCACCGGCCGGTGTCGCGTGCTGAGCGGTACGGGATCGGCAAGGCGCTGCGTAAGCGGGTGCCACGCCACACGCTGGCTGACTGGGATCCACCGGCCGGTCGCCCCGATCCGGTCCAATTGATCTCGATCAACCACCAAGGCCGCGTCGATCGGCTCATACCGATCCGGGTCGGCCGCATGATCGCCTCTCCGTATGGCTTTCTCCGTGGTTCGGCCGTGGTCATGGCCGAGGATGTCGCGCGCCTACCGACCACCGGCATCACCCCCGTCGTCTGCGGTGACGCGCACCTGGGTAATTTCGGGTTCTACGCGTCACCCGAACGGGACCTGGTCATCGACCTCAACGATTTCGACGAGGCCCATCCCGGGGGTTGGGAATGGGATCTGCGCCGGCTGGTGGCCAGCATCTGGGTTGCCGGCCGGCACAATGGCGCCACAGAAGAGCAGTGCGGCGCCTCGGTGCAGGCCTGTGTTGCGTCCTACCGCAGCCAGATTCGCTGGCTGGCCGACCAGCCGCTGTTTGCCCGCTCGTTTCAGCGGATCCTCGCCGACAAACTGGCCGCTGAGGCTGAAGGGCCGCTGCAAGGTGAGGTGAGCCGCGCAGCCAAGCGTGCCCGCAACCGCACGAGCGACCGGGCCCTGCCACGGTTCACCCAGGAGATCGATGGGGTGCGCCGGCTGGTAGAGGAGCCCCCGCTGATCAATCGGTTATGCGAGCCGGACGCCGAGCAGCTCGCCGAAGCGCTTGACGAGTACTTGGCCACCCTGGCTCCGCACTGGCGTCGCATGCTTGGTGGGTACACGCTCGTGGACGTTGCGCACAAGGTGGTCGGCGTCGGCAGTGTCGGACTGCGCGCCTACGTCGCGCTGCTCGAAGGTTCGACCGCTGACGACGTGATTTTCCTGCAGCTCAAGCAGGCCCGCCGGTCGGTGCTGGCGCGTTACGTGCACGGCGAATCCGCCTGGCACGCCCACCAGGGGCAGCGGGTGGTGGAGTACCAGCAGGCACTGCAGACCGTGAGCGATCCGCTGCTGGGCTGGACAAGCATGGGTGGCCGGCAGTATTACGTGCGCCAGTTCCGCAACATGAAGGGCACCATCCCGTTGGATGCCATCGACGCTGCTGCGCTCACCGACTACGCGGGCGTGGTGGGGCAGTTACTCGCCAAGGGGCACGCACGCACGAGTGGCGCGTCGATGATCGCCGGCTACATGGGCCGCTCCGATCGGGTCGACCAGGCACTGTGCCTGTTCGCCCGACGTTACGCCGATCAGACCGAGGCCGATCACGCTGCGTTGGTGGCCGCCGTGGACCGCGGGCTGCTGCCCGTCGAGCGCGGCGTCTAG
- a CDS encoding zinc-dependent alcohol dehydrogenase family protein yields the protein MRAVMYAEVGVLPTVVEVPDPECPADGVILAVAATGVCRSDWHAWRGHDPVELPIIPGHEFSGTITTVGADVSGWQVGERVTVPFVIGCGRCEFCLAGDAQVCPDQLQPGFTLPGAFAQQVAIPRAQANLVRLPDSVSFVAAAALGCRFATSFRAVVTHGQVQSGQWVAVHGCGGVGLSAVMIAKAFGAKVVAIDHSAEALATASRLGADEVVNGSEIVDVASEVVHRTGGGAHIGVDAIGHPAVAKASVSSLRRRGRHVQVGLLLGDAAHTALPMDRVVAQELAILGSHGMPAVDYPAMLELLVSGVLDPRRLVTRVVGLDEAGAALAAMDAPAGPGMTIVMPV from the coding sequence GTGCGTGCTGTCATGTATGCCGAGGTCGGCGTGCTTCCCACGGTCGTCGAGGTGCCCGACCCTGAATGCCCGGCCGACGGGGTGATCCTCGCGGTGGCCGCGACCGGCGTGTGCCGGTCGGACTGGCACGCCTGGCGGGGCCACGATCCCGTGGAACTGCCGATCATTCCCGGCCACGAGTTCTCCGGCACCATCACAACAGTCGGGGCGGATGTGTCCGGCTGGCAGGTCGGCGAACGCGTCACCGTGCCGTTCGTAATAGGTTGCGGACGTTGCGAGTTCTGTCTGGCCGGTGATGCCCAGGTGTGCCCCGATCAACTGCAGCCCGGGTTCACCTTGCCGGGGGCCTTCGCGCAGCAGGTGGCGATACCACGCGCGCAGGCCAACCTGGTGCGATTGCCGGACAGCGTGTCGTTCGTCGCGGCGGCGGCGCTGGGTTGCCGGTTCGCCACATCGTTCCGGGCTGTCGTCACCCACGGCCAGGTACAGTCTGGTCAGTGGGTCGCTGTCCATGGCTGCGGCGGCGTCGGCCTATCGGCGGTGATGATCGCGAAAGCCTTCGGAGCCAAGGTCGTTGCCATCGACCACAGCGCGGAAGCCCTCGCAACAGCCAGCCGGCTCGGGGCCGACGAAGTGGTCAACGGGTCCGAGATCGTAGATGTCGCAAGCGAAGTCGTCCACCGGACCGGGGGAGGCGCCCATATCGGGGTTGACGCCATCGGCCATCCCGCGGTCGCGAAAGCTTCGGTGTCGTCGCTGCGCCGACGCGGTCGCCACGTTCAGGTTGGTCTGCTGCTCGGTGACGCGGCGCACACCGCCTTACCCATGGACCGTGTCGTCGCACAGGAACTCGCGATTCTCGGATCGCACGGGATGCCTGCTGTCGACTATCCGGCGATGCTGGAGCTCCTTGTGAGCGGTGTACTCGACCCGCGACGTTTGGTCACCCGTGTGGTCGGACTCGATGAGGCGGGTGCGGCATTGGCCGCCATGGATGCACCGGCAGGTCCCGGGATGACCATCGTCATGCCGGTTTGA
- a CDS encoding PIG-L deacetylase family protein, translating to MVNAKAVQPFPANWNTALVLVPHPDDPEYGIGAAVAKWTAAGKDVHYALASRGEAGIAGMPPEQAGPLRESEQRRSAAVVGVHDVVFWDFPDSNIRDTAPLRAKIAETLSALRPDVVVTIYSGSSWAPDAPNQPDHIEFAHAVAAAFDSLSGSLTGAPVWLFENGPDPTHCEVVDGYTDLAVNSLAAHEVYLSVLDPDTPVIEQARRQVEMSTPPRSELGGRTVGFILKRHR from the coding sequence GTGGTGAACGCAAAAGCCGTACAACCGTTTCCCGCGAACTGGAACACCGCACTGGTATTGGTGCCGCATCCGGACGATCCCGAGTACGGGATCGGTGCGGCCGTCGCGAAGTGGACCGCTGCCGGCAAGGACGTGCACTATGCGCTGGCCTCACGCGGCGAGGCGGGTATCGCCGGCATGCCGCCCGAACAGGCGGGGCCACTGCGCGAAAGCGAGCAGCGGCGGTCGGCCGCCGTCGTCGGGGTCCACGACGTGGTGTTCTGGGACTTCCCCGACAGCAACATTCGCGACACCGCACCGCTGAGGGCGAAGATCGCCGAGACCCTTTCGGCGCTGCGCCCCGACGTCGTCGTCACCATCTACAGCGGGTCCAGTTGGGCTCCTGATGCGCCGAATCAGCCAGATCACATCGAGTTCGCGCACGCCGTCGCGGCGGCCTTTGACAGCCTCTCCGGCAGTCTGACTGGTGCTCCCGTATGGCTGTTCGAGAACGGTCCGGACCCGACCCACTGTGAAGTGGTCGACGGCTACACCGACCTGGCGGTGAATTCGCTTGCCGCCCATGAGGTGTATTTGTCGGTGCTCGATCCGGACACGCCGGTCATCGAACAGGCCCGCAGGCAGGTCGAGATGTCGACGCCCCCGCGCTCCGAACTAGGTGGGCGAACCGTGGGCTTCATTCTGAAACGTCATCGCTGA
- a CDS encoding phosphotransferase family protein produces the protein MATERAVEDVDRLQRSSRDTSKLPTVMSQWLSTVMPGGVIPQITVESGVDSNGMSSETIILTGRWTEDGEAMEQQWVARVAPAADDVPVFSAYRLDEQFDVMRLARALTDVPIPAARWLEPTGEVLGRPFFLMDRVDGVAPPDVMPYTFGNNWFADAATEQRRTLQDATVAVLAKLHAIPNAEKIFDFLAETDPPGDTALRRHFGWLKDWYEFAVPDVGRSLLVDRALRWLEAHFPEDIAAGESVLVWGDARIGNVLYQDFRPSAVLDWEMATVGPREFDVAWIIYAHMVFQELCGMAGLPGLPDVLREEDVRATYRKLTGIEVGDLKWFYVYSGVVWACAFMRTGARRVRFGEMEKPDDVETLFYHRPLLESMIEETE, from the coding sequence GTGGCCACTGAACGGGCCGTAGAGGACGTCGACCGCCTGCAGCGGTCCAGTCGGGACACCAGCAAGCTGCCCACCGTGATGTCGCAGTGGCTCTCCACTGTGATGCCGGGTGGCGTGATACCGCAGATCACCGTGGAAAGCGGCGTGGATTCCAACGGAATGTCCTCGGAGACCATCATCCTGACCGGGCGGTGGACCGAAGACGGTGAAGCCATGGAGCAGCAATGGGTGGCTCGGGTGGCACCCGCCGCCGACGATGTCCCGGTGTTCTCGGCGTACCGACTCGATGAGCAGTTCGACGTGATGCGACTGGCCCGCGCATTGACCGACGTTCCGATACCGGCGGCGCGCTGGCTGGAACCCACCGGCGAGGTGCTCGGCCGGCCATTCTTCCTAATGGACCGCGTCGACGGCGTGGCGCCGCCCGACGTCATGCCTTATACGTTCGGCAACAACTGGTTTGCCGATGCCGCCACCGAGCAACGGCGGACGTTGCAGGACGCCACCGTTGCCGTGCTGGCCAAGCTGCATGCGATTCCCAACGCCGAGAAGATATTCGACTTCCTTGCCGAGACCGACCCGCCAGGTGACACCGCGCTGCGCAGGCACTTCGGCTGGCTCAAGGACTGGTACGAATTCGCTGTCCCCGACGTCGGCCGATCCCTGCTCGTGGATCGCGCGCTGCGATGGCTGGAAGCGCACTTCCCCGAGGACATCGCGGCCGGCGAGTCTGTGCTGGTGTGGGGCGACGCGCGGATCGGCAACGTGCTCTACCAGGATTTCCGGCCCTCCGCGGTATTGGACTGGGAGATGGCCACGGTGGGCCCTCGCGAGTTCGATGTAGCGTGGATCATTTACGCGCACATGGTCTTTCAAGAGCTGTGCGGCATGGCTGGTCTACCCGGGCTGCCGGATGTGCTGCGCGAGGAGGATGTCCGCGCCACCTACCGCAAGCTGACCGGCATCGAGGTCGGGGATCTGAAGTGGTTCTACGTCTATTCCGGGGTGGTGTGGGCCTGTGCCTTCATGCGCACCGGCGCACGTCGCGTGCGCTTCGGCGAGATGGAGAAGCCCGATGACGTCGAAACCCTGTTCTACCACCGGCCTTTACTGGAAAGCATGATCGAGGAGACCGAATAG
- a CDS encoding DUF4345 family protein — protein sequence MVVIIVVGVFFAGMGFYALAAPAALLRPFGMVPVDSTARAEVRAVYGGFGLAMAAALGYAAVTPGQLRTGIVITIGIALAGMALGRIVSAVIDSRTSFYPNWFYCLVETLAASALFSVA from the coding sequence GTGGTTGTGATCATCGTCGTCGGTGTGTTCTTCGCGGGTATGGGGTTCTATGCCCTGGCTGCCCCGGCGGCTCTGCTGCGACCCTTCGGCATGGTGCCCGTCGACTCGACCGCCCGCGCCGAGGTGCGGGCGGTGTACGGCGGTTTCGGCCTGGCGATGGCCGCTGCGCTCGGCTACGCTGCCGTCACGCCGGGACAGTTGCGCACCGGGATCGTGATCACCATCGGCATCGCTCTCGCGGGAATGGCTTTGGGCCGCATCGTCTCTGCCGTGATCGACAGCCGAACCTCGTTCTATCCCAACTGGTTCTACTGCCTGGTCGAGACCCTCGCGGCGTCCGCCCTGTTCTCGGTGGCGTGA
- a CDS encoding alpha/beta fold hydrolase has product MTTGDLPQLPPGRPLEVRGTDGVRLHAQVFGPPDGQPIVLAHGITCAIRVWAHQIADLAADYRVIAYDHRGHGHSETPRGRHGYSLNHLAADLDAVLAATLAPGERAVIAGHSMGGIAISAWSQRYPDRVCERAAAVALINTTTGDLLRDVQLARVPAPLTATRIRAAGTLLRTFGATPIPRLVDVANKRFVCYLAVGRDADPWVAQFVYELFASTPAAGRGGWARVLVDNLGSRHISLRNLAVPTLVIGSEQDRLLPINASRRIAADAPNLAAFIELTGGHCAILERPEQVNRQLRVLAESVVPRERVS; this is encoded by the coding sequence ATGACCACCGGAGACCTTCCTCAGCTACCACCGGGACGTCCGCTGGAGGTTCGAGGCACCGACGGTGTCCGGCTGCATGCCCAGGTGTTCGGGCCGCCCGATGGTCAACCGATCGTGCTGGCACATGGCATCACCTGCGCCATCAGGGTGTGGGCACATCAGATCGCCGATCTGGCCGCCGATTATCGCGTGATCGCCTATGACCACCGTGGACACGGGCATAGCGAGACCCCACGTGGGCGACATGGCTACAGCCTCAACCATTTGGCAGCCGATCTGGATGCTGTGCTGGCCGCCACGCTCGCACCGGGAGAGCGGGCCGTCATCGCCGGCCATTCGATGGGGGGCATCGCGATCAGCGCGTGGTCGCAGCGTTACCCCGACCGGGTGTGCGAACGTGCCGCCGCTGTCGCGCTGATCAACACCACCACCGGCGACCTGTTGCGCGACGTGCAGTTGGCTCGGGTGCCCGCACCGTTGACCGCGACTCGGATCAGGGCTGCCGGGACGTTGCTCAGGACGTTCGGGGCGACGCCCATACCGCGGCTGGTCGACGTCGCCAACAAGCGGTTCGTGTGCTACCTGGCCGTGGGCCGTGACGCTGACCCGTGGGTAGCGCAATTCGTCTACGAGCTGTTCGCTTCGACCCCGGCGGCCGGACGCGGTGGCTGGGCACGGGTGCTGGTGGACAACTTGGGTTCCCGGCACATTTCGTTGCGCAATCTGGCGGTGCCCACGCTGGTGATCGGCAGCGAGCAGGACCGGTTGCTGCCCATCAACGCCTCCCGCCGGATCGCGGCGGACGCGCCCAACCTGGCCGCGTTCATCGAACTCACCGGTGGCCATTGCGCCATCCTGGAACGCCCTGAGCAGGTCAACCGTCAGCTACGGGTCTTGGCCGAATCGGTTGTCCCGCGGGAACGCGTCAGCTAG
- a CDS encoding NADPH:quinone oxidoreductase family protein encodes MRAAQITRLDGPSAVQVAEIDEPAGGDGVVIDVHAAGVAFPDALLTRGLYQYKPELPCIPGAEVAGVVRSAPVGAHVSAGDRVLGLTMLSGGMAEVVALPLDRVFALPDSVSFESGAGVLFNDMTVHFALRTRGRLADGETVLVHGAAGGIGTSALRLAPALGAARTIAVVSTKEKVEIARAAGASDVVLAEGFRDAVKELTGGHGVDIVVDPVGGDRFTDSLRSLAVGGRLLVIGFTAGEIPTVKVNRLLLNNIDVVGAGWGAWAFSHSGYVAEQWAELAPLLASGAILPPDPDVYPLEQAGEAIASLENRSAKGKVVLRLR; translated from the coding sequence ATGCGCGCAGCACAGATCACTCGGCTCGACGGACCGTCTGCGGTACAGGTGGCCGAGATCGATGAGCCGGCCGGCGGCGACGGGGTGGTCATCGACGTTCACGCGGCAGGGGTGGCATTTCCCGACGCGTTGCTGACGCGCGGCCTCTATCAGTACAAGCCCGAGCTGCCGTGCATCCCTGGCGCGGAGGTTGCCGGTGTGGTGCGCAGTGCACCCGTAGGCGCTCACGTGAGCGCGGGCGATCGGGTGCTGGGACTGACCATGCTGTCCGGCGGTATGGCCGAAGTCGTTGCGTTGCCGCTCGATCGGGTGTTCGCCCTGCCCGACTCGGTGTCGTTCGAATCCGGAGCCGGCGTCCTGTTCAACGACATGACCGTGCATTTCGCACTGCGTACCCGCGGCCGGCTGGCGGACGGTGAGACAGTCCTGGTGCACGGCGCAGCCGGAGGAATCGGCACTTCGGCGCTGCGCCTGGCACCCGCGCTGGGGGCCGCGCGCACCATCGCCGTGGTCTCGACCAAGGAGAAGGTCGAGATCGCCAGGGCAGCAGGGGCTTCCGATGTAGTCCTGGCTGAGGGGTTCCGCGATGCGGTCAAAGAGCTGACGGGCGGCCATGGCGTCGACATCGTGGTCGACCCGGTCGGCGGTGATCGGTTCACCGACTCACTGCGGTCACTCGCCGTAGGTGGGCGGCTACTGGTGATCGGCTTCACTGCCGGGGAGATCCCGACGGTCAAGGTGAACCGATTGCTGCTCAACAATATTGACGTCGTCGGTGCAGGCTGGGGTGCGTGGGCGTTCTCCCACTCCGGCTACGTGGCCGAGCAGTGGGCCGAACTGGCGCCGTTGCTGGCCTCGGGCGCGATCCTGCCACCTGATCCCGACGTCTATCCGCTGGAGCAGGCGGGCGAGGCCATCGCGTCGCTGGAAAATCGCAGCGCCAAGGGCAAGGTGGTGCTGCGCCTGCGCTGA